One genomic region from Diabrotica undecimpunctata isolate CICGRU chromosome 9, icDiaUnde3, whole genome shotgun sequence encodes:
- the LOC140451020 gene encoding uncharacterized protein has product MRRAHPDEYNGDLERRYENPGRRVIFTDEDLIRMGHEELRYEGRFIFQHLMGLFPDNTKEQIRSARKKSEYREFLESLREEERRRNRSPSPVAGPANTETFANYASSEGEPSPVRISAQGESDTLSPPGLNNAGRSRDTPLSADVPNPEVDEPVPLRNRETIASYMNDYYNTKTGWSEEEQAIFRYTQYANAERHRVRVRSMLNEYITVSITASAGKRKKQVQPNTRNSKASNALAIENRRRQRAQRYRLTQTRYHTDRSALARAIIDAKPLYGSNVHPQIRTVEREYRKIFSSRSPTDDEPISDQKDPLLISYAVTEAEILGTLQTMKSQAAGPDLLKIRELRKVPVQKLVLVYNTMLHYGVTPEVLRDCRTTLIPKGGDPLEVGNWRPITISSVLVRVLHCLLGKRLAVLDFHELQRGFRQVDGVLLNNLTLQAVIKERRRGLRPYNIISIDLRKAFDTVSQRSIERAMTRFGLDASLSGMWRTRT; this is encoded by the coding sequence ATGCGCCGGGCTCATCCTGATGAGTACAACGGGGATCTCGAGAGGAGGTACGAGAATCCCGGTCGGCGGGTCATATTCACCGACGAGGATCTTATCCGGATGGGGCATGAGGAACTCCGGTACGAGGGCCGGTTCATCTTTCAACATTTGATGGGATTATTCCCGGATAATACGAAGGAACAGATCCGGTCCGCACGCAAGAAATCTGAATACAGGGAGTTCCTCGAAAGTCTCAGGGAGGAAGAGCGACGTAGGAATCGGTCTCCGAGCCCCGTCGCTGGACCTGCCAACACCGAGACTTTCGCCAATTATGCCTCTTCGGAAGGAGAACCCTCGCCGGTGAGGATATCCGCTCAGGGTGAATCGGACACCCTCTCGCCCCCCGGGCTCAACAACGCCGGTCGGAGCAGAGACACCCCACTGTCCGCTGATGTGCCGAACCCCGAAGTTGACGAGCCCGTTCCGTTGCGAAACCGTGAGACGATTGCCTCTTACATGAACGATTATTACAACACCAAGACAGGATGGTCGGAAGAAGAGCAAGCGATATTTAGATATACTCAATACGCAAACGCTGAGCGACATCGTGTGCGAGTCAGGTCTATGTTAAACGAGTATATCACCGTCAGTATTACTGCGAGTGCCGGGAAGCGTAAAAAACAAGTGCAGCCAAACACACGCAATTCGAAAGCTTCCAACGCCCTGGCTATTGAAAATAGACGCCGTCAAAGGGCTCAACGTTACCGCTTGACCCAAACCCGATACCATACCGACAGATCCGCTCTGGCTCGGGCAATCATAGATGCCAAGCCTCTCTATGGCAGCAATGTACACCCACAGATTAGAACTGTGGAAAGGGAATATCGAAAGATCTTTTCATCAAGATCGCCAACAGATGATGAACCAATTTCCGATCAGAAGGACCCGCTACTGATCAGCTATGCTGTAACAGAAGCGGAAATCCTCGGGACCTTACAAACTATGAAGTCTCAAGCAGCAGGTCCTGACCTACTTAAGATCAGAGAGCTGCGTAAGGTACCCGTTCAGAAATTGGTCCTAGTCTATAATACCATGCTCCATTATGGAGTCACCCCAGAAGTATTGAGGGATTGCAGGACCACCTTGATACCAAAGGGTGGCGATCCATTGGAGGTAGGTAACTGGCGTCCGATAACCATTTCTTCGGTTTTGGTCAGGGTGTTGCATTGTTTGCTTGGGAAGAGGCTTGCGGTGCTAGATTTCCACGAGCTCCAGAGAGGCTTTCGGCAGGTAGATGGTGTTCTATTAAATAACCTGACACTTCAAGCGGTTATCAAAGAACGAAGAAGAGGCCTTCGTCCATACAATATCATCTCGATAGATCTACGAAAAGCCTTCGACACAGTTTCGCAACGATCCATTGAACGGGCTATGACTCGCTTCGGGTTAGACGCTTCATTAAGCGGTATGTGGCGGACTCGTACCTGA